A window of the Vibrio pomeroyi genome harbors these coding sequences:
- a CDS encoding ATP-binding protein: protein MINYSFDSLNDKEFEELVNDLLTQHLKKRVIRYAPGRDLGIDGKVIQEKNTVIIQSKHYINSGFDLLLSTLKKEKEKLKSLKPNRYIIATSIDLTPVRVKKIVDLLFPYLKEEDVYFKSTINDLLKDYPLIEKQHYKLWLTSTNVLSHLINNGIYSISNFTLKDARKKLNIYTKTAAHDIAMKKLLEDRCAIITGEPGVGKTTLAQQLCNEAVSKGYHFYDIDHDINDAFAVFNENEKQIFYYDDFLGSNYLEAFENNKDSTIVKFIDCISSREENDKLFILTSRASIFSQSVRRSEKFINKNIESNKFVLNITELTLLDKASILYNHIYHSQISDEYKSKIYNDEFYFEIIKHKNFNPRLIEFITCRKRIKHIDSENYIKHIRHSLDNPSDIWHHAFTEQLKELDRVIIYLVAFSKKLHPDDLFQLVKLYFSIKGNSLDDEDFNKSIHTITGSFILNEISRTGGVFQLFNPSIKDYLISRLEKEEYLSKLIFTTINDPSTIEVVYPVTKFQREISKRLVASYNEYDLEKYYELLIKCAVNTINFKDGINDSLYDDLLKKILTNSKGKPLESTELVIISRCVNNNRSYEFLVEIYDLIESKSFYNISESSLEALSSIISIYNSLYSELKHKADSHYDDYDYDYDYDYDYDYDYDYDYDDSELEGYDEESIYSVQSKDLYNKLDNLQSCFERAAFNYWQNNYSTIGSKINKNKKTFTHSELIDLLEEKLTSYKVISVNKITDFLDDNIDSETDEILAKQQFNRLLNKKTTSRTQSNELNKIRELFTIT from the coding sequence ATGATTAATTATAGTTTTGATTCTCTAAATGATAAAGAATTTGAAGAATTGGTTAATGACCTATTAACTCAACATCTAAAAAAAAGAGTAATTCGATACGCTCCTGGACGTGATCTAGGGATCGATGGAAAGGTTATCCAAGAGAAAAATACTGTAATTATTCAGTCTAAACACTATATAAATTCAGGTTTTGATCTCCTTTTAAGTACGCTAAAAAAAGAAAAAGAAAAATTAAAAAGTTTAAAACCTAACCGTTATATTATTGCGACCTCTATTGATTTAACACCAGTGAGAGTAAAAAAAATTGTGGATCTTTTATTTCCATATTTGAAAGAAGAAGATGTATATTTCAAATCGACAATTAATGACTTATTAAAAGATTACCCTCTCATTGAAAAACAGCACTATAAACTATGGTTAACAAGTACAAATGTGCTAAGCCATCTGATAAATAATGGCATATATAGCATTAGTAACTTTACTCTAAAAGATGCAAGAAAAAAACTTAATATATACACAAAAACCGCAGCTCATGATATAGCAATGAAAAAGCTGCTTGAGGACAGATGTGCCATTATCACTGGCGAACCTGGAGTAGGAAAAACAACGCTCGCTCAACAACTTTGCAATGAGGCAGTGTCAAAAGGGTATCATTTTTACGATATTGATCATGACATAAATGATGCATTTGCTGTTTTCAATGAGAATGAAAAGCAGATATTCTATTATGACGACTTTCTCGGCTCGAACTATTTGGAAGCATTTGAAAATAATAAAGACTCTACGATAGTTAAATTTATAGATTGTATCTCTTCACGAGAGGAAAATGATAAATTATTTATATTAACATCACGAGCATCCATTTTCTCTCAAAGTGTAAGAAGATCAGAAAAGTTCATTAATAAAAATATAGAATCTAATAAATTTGTACTTAACATTACTGAGCTAACACTGTTAGATAAAGCATCAATATTATATAACCATATTTATCACTCTCAGATTAGTGATGAATACAAGTCAAAGATATATAATGACGAATTTTATTTTGAGATAATAAAGCATAAGAACTTCAACCCTAGACTAATAGAATTTATAACCTGTCGAAAAAGAATCAAACATATTGATAGTGAAAACTATATCAAACACATCAGACATAGTTTAGATAACCCTAGTGATATCTGGCATCATGCTTTTACTGAACAATTAAAAGAGCTAGACCGAGTTATAATATATCTTGTCGCTTTTAGTAAAAAATTACATCCTGACGATCTATTCCAATTAGTAAAACTATACTTCTCTATTAAAGGCAATTCCTTAGATGATGAAGACTTCAACAAGTCAATACATACTATAACAGGTTCATTTATATTAAATGAAATATCTAGAACTGGTGGAGTGTTTCAGCTTTTTAACCCATCCATCAAAGATTATTTAATCTCTAGGTTAGAAAAAGAAGAATATTTATCTAAGTTGATATTTACCACTATTAATGATCCATCAACTATTGAAGTAGTTTATCCTGTAACCAAGTTCCAAAGAGAGATATCAAAAAGACTGGTAGCATCATATAATGAGTATGACTTAGAAAAATATTATGAACTCCTTATCAAGTGTGCTGTAAATACAATTAACTTTAAGGATGGGATTAATGACTCTCTTTATGATGACTTATTGAAAAAAATATTAACAAACTCTAAAGGCAAACCTTTGGAATCTACTGAATTAGTCATTATCAGTAGATGTGTAAATAATAACAGAAGTTACGAATTTTTAGTTGAGATATATGACCTAATCGAATCAAAATCATTTTATAACATTTCAGAAAGTAGTTTAGAAGCGCTATCTTCAATAATATCCATATATAATAGTTTATATTCTGAATTAAAACACAAGGCTGACTCACATTATGATGACTATGACTATGACTATGACTATGACTATGACTATGACTATGACTATGACTATGACTATGACGACAGTGAACTAGAAGGTTATGATGAAGAAAGTATTTATAGCGTCCAATCCAAAGATTTATATAACAAACTAGATAATCTCCAATCTTGCTTTGAAAGAGCCGCCTTTAATTATTGGCAAAATAACTATTCAACAATTGGAAGCAAGATTAACAAAAACAAAAAAACATTCACACACTCAGAACTGATTGATTTATTAGAAGAAAAATTAACATCATACAAAGTTATATCCGTAAACAAAATCACAGATTTCCTTGATGATAATATCGACTCAGAGACCGATGAAATATTAGCTAAACAGCAGTTCAATAGATTGTTAAATAAAAAAACAACATCTAGAACTCAAAGCAATGAACTAAACAAAATTAGAGAGTTATTTACAATAACTTAG
- a CDS encoding coiled-coil domain-containing protein — MSLGLRIKEIIFKGNKKKSLVSFDNPVCFVHGASNTGKSLLVEAIDYMLGKGDLRKVLPQSEGYDELAMKVTLDGDDFTLFRRWPSIDFEVYHGHIDSKDNANFLSYYRQTSPTKKIPSINEFYFRNLERPELLRNLYGEKTSLTIRLLSRIIISGEEKIIRTDSPIIVGDSNENSKNKYVFRYLLTGKDDSEVKTLTRGGEFNSERNGRKSVLEDVVDALKLDLNFPDENTESLDNRVQKLEAAISKGLAKLEDSQKSLSGVISEKKSTAETLMKTAERANVIAANLANFDTLKKLYLSDIERLSSQEEAAFLLSVGHYGQCLVCGNTIDTACDDLSNINHLAEASKAEIQKIKSKYHELQDTTKALQYQLDDLESKAVNLKIQLKQIDYEVERCTPVINSNDNQLAELRKERAAIQFDRKLHDRIRSFTKKLQEIELASTPKQYKSEEFLLETDAINGFCKIYSSILSAIKFPGEHHVDFDFQKFDVIIDGTPRDLNGKGVRAILHSVFKISLLIHCRENNIYHPGIVILDSPLVTYRDPLTSKHGELGKDEEQLAKTKISYHFLNYLYQIRHLGQFIIVENIDIPETLRNVIGVETFYGQSATTTQRVGLL, encoded by the coding sequence ATGAGCTTAGGGCTAAGAATTAAAGAGATCATATTCAAAGGTAATAAGAAAAAATCTCTTGTAAGCTTCGACAATCCAGTTTGCTTCGTTCATGGAGCATCAAATACTGGTAAATCACTTTTAGTAGAAGCAATTGACTACATGTTAGGTAAAGGCGACCTAAGAAAAGTTCTTCCACAAAGTGAGGGTTACGACGAACTTGCTATGAAAGTAACTTTAGATGGGGATGATTTTACCTTGTTTAGGAGATGGCCATCTATCGATTTTGAAGTATACCATGGACACATTGATTCTAAGGATAACGCCAATTTCCTTAGCTATTATCGCCAAACGTCGCCTACTAAGAAAATACCATCAATAAACGAATTTTACTTTAGAAATCTAGAACGACCTGAACTCCTTCGAAATCTATACGGAGAGAAAACATCATTAACTATTAGGCTGCTCTCTAGAATCATTATATCTGGTGAAGAGAAAATTATTCGTACTGACTCCCCTATAATTGTTGGGGACAGCAATGAAAACAGTAAAAACAAGTATGTTTTCAGATACCTTTTAACAGGAAAAGATGACTCTGAAGTAAAAACTCTAACCAGAGGAGGCGAGTTCAACAGTGAGAGAAATGGACGAAAGTCAGTTCTTGAAGATGTTGTTGACGCACTAAAGTTAGACTTGAACTTTCCTGATGAAAACACAGAAAGCTTAGATAATAGAGTCCAAAAACTTGAAGCTGCTATATCTAAGGGGTTGGCAAAACTAGAAGACTCACAAAAAAGTTTATCAGGTGTAATATCAGAGAAAAAATCAACAGCAGAAACTTTGATGAAAACAGCCGAGCGAGCTAATGTTATCGCAGCAAACTTGGCTAACTTTGATACCCTAAAAAAGCTATACCTCAGTGATATAGAAAGGTTGAGTTCTCAAGAGGAGGCAGCCTTTCTACTGAGTGTAGGACACTACGGTCAATGCCTTGTCTGTGGTAACACTATAGATACAGCATGTGACGATTTAAGCAATATTAATCATTTAGCTGAAGCATCAAAAGCCGAGATACAAAAAATCAAGTCAAAATATCACGAGCTACAAGATACGACAAAAGCGCTACAGTACCAGCTAGATGACTTGGAAAGTAAAGCGGTTAATCTTAAAATCCAACTCAAGCAAATAGATTATGAAGTTGAAAGGTGTACTCCTGTTATCAATTCAAACGACAACCAGTTAGCAGAGCTGAGAAAAGAACGAGCTGCAATCCAATTTGATCGCAAGTTACACGACCGTATACGTTCTTTCACAAAAAAACTTCAAGAGATAGAACTTGCTTCGACACCTAAACAATATAAATCTGAAGAGTTTCTCCTTGAAACTGATGCCATTAATGGCTTTTGCAAAATCTATAGCTCAATACTTTCTGCAATTAAGTTTCCTGGAGAACATCATGTAGATTTCGACTTTCAAAAATTTGATGTCATTATTGATGGAACCCCTAGAGACTTAAATGGTAAAGGTGTCAGAGCCATCTTGCATTCAGTTTTCAAGATAAGTCTATTAATACACTGTAGAGAGAATAACATCTATCACCCAGGTATTGTTATTCTTGATTCACCATTAGTAACTTATCGAGACCCGTTGACAAGCAAACATGGTGAGCTAGGCAAAGATGAAGAACAACTTGCTAAGACTAAGATAAGTTACCACTTCCTTAACTACTTGTATCAAATTCGTCACTTGGGGCAGTTTATAATTGTTGAAAACATAGATATTCCAGAAACACTTCGAAATGTTATTGGTGTTGAAACATTCTATGGACAAAGTGCTACAACAACCCAGAGAGTTGGATTACTTTAG
- a CDS encoding ABC-three component system middle component 2: protein MIKESVFNSSLEAGMRAIAFLDTYHPKSLDFEQLLKVDYILVNSADFGGSASLHPEIPNRQGELSSRREVVRSGIELMKRFGLIEVKLTNRGIYYKTTEEAEPYLDLMRQKYSLALRDIAAWLTEEVSQFGFRRIDSNLGKKVF, encoded by the coding sequence ATGATTAAGGAATCTGTGTTTAATAGCTCTCTAGAAGCAGGTATGAGAGCTATTGCCTTTTTAGATACATATCATCCGAAAAGCTTAGACTTCGAGCAGCTCTTGAAAGTTGACTATATACTTGTAAATTCAGCCGATTTTGGAGGGTCTGCGAGCCTTCATCCTGAAATACCAAATAGACAAGGAGAGCTTAGCTCACGTAGAGAAGTCGTGCGATCTGGCATTGAGTTGATGAAACGCTTTGGGCTAATCGAAGTAAAGCTTACAAACCGTGGTATTTACTACAAAACAACAGAAGAAGCAGAGCCATATTTAGACCTAATGAGACAGAAGTACTCCCTAGCTTTGAGGGACATCGCAGCATGGTTAACTGAAGAAGTAAGCCAATTTGGTTTTAGACGTATTGATTCAAACTTGGGTAAAAAGGTGTTTTGA
- a CDS encoding ABC-three component system protein, translated as MNSFDYERHILALNDVELEKLVRQWADCQIEKKYLSAMRYGGAGDLGRDVVGFYSNQKHEDEWDNYQCKQYGKSLPTAEGMCELGKILYFAQQGNFSVPKNYYFVVPKGINKNLKGWIQNPSQLRNQLISQWDNFCKSKISQGKEIELTPELQKFISGYDFSKVQIIDLDKMILDPAFRGVLVHEFGGDLLSAPTAETPKDVHESEMVYVSQILDVYSEQDQVRYDSPGDLVGHNEFEEDFMDQRERFYSAEAFRAFYRDNTVPGVLENFEKEVLKGVKPMFRMKYSDSFERMCSVLVEAGKLQPSGKLAIHGKIDVKQGYCHQFVNENLLSWRKKDD; from the coding sequence ATGAATAGTTTTGATTATGAACGCCACATCTTGGCGTTAAATGATGTTGAATTAGAAAAGTTAGTCAGACAATGGGCTGATTGCCAGATTGAAAAAAAATACCTATCGGCAATGCGGTATGGCGGCGCAGGAGATCTCGGACGTGATGTTGTTGGTTTTTACTCAAACCAAAAGCATGAAGACGAGTGGGATAACTATCAATGCAAACAGTATGGTAAAAGCTTACCGACTGCCGAGGGGATGTGTGAACTTGGGAAAATCCTCTACTTCGCTCAGCAAGGAAACTTTTCGGTTCCCAAGAATTACTACTTTGTAGTCCCTAAGGGTATCAACAAGAATTTAAAAGGTTGGATACAAAACCCCAGCCAACTTAGGAATCAATTGATTTCACAATGGGACAACTTCTGCAAAAGCAAAATCTCACAAGGAAAAGAAATAGAACTTACTCCTGAACTACAGAAATTCATTAGTGGATATGATTTTTCAAAAGTCCAGATTATTGATTTAGATAAAATGATATTAGACCCAGCATTTCGTGGAGTTCTTGTTCATGAATTTGGTGGAGATCTACTAAGTGCCCCTACTGCCGAAACGCCTAAAGATGTGCATGAGAGTGAGATGGTCTACGTTAGTCAAATACTTGATGTATATAGTGAGCAAGATCAGGTTCGTTACGACAGCCCAGGTGACCTAGTTGGGCATAATGAGTTTGAAGAAGATTTTATGGATCAAAGAGAAAGGTTCTATAGCGCTGAAGCCTTTCGTGCGTTTTATCGAGATAATACCGTCCCAGGAGTTTTAGAAAACTTTGAAAAAGAAGTGCTGAAAGGAGTTAAGCCAATGTTTCGGATGAAATATTCTGACTCATTTGAGCGAATGTGTTCTGTACTCGTCGAAGCAGGGAAACTGCAACCCTCAGGTAAGTTAGCAATCCATGGAAAGATAGATGTAAAACAAGGTTATTGCCATCAATTTGTAAATGAGAACTTACTGAGTTGGAGAAAAAAAGATGATTAA
- the dinB gene encoding DNA polymerase IV has translation MTRKIIHIDLDCYYAAVEARDNPKLRDIPLAIGGSQNRRGVISTCNYPARKYGVRSAMATAHALKLCPNLTVIRGDMEKYKAVSKQIHAIFRRYTDLIEPLSLDEAYLDVTDSKLFRGSATLIAEDIRKAIESELKLTASAGVAPIKFVAKVASDVNKPNGICVVTPPEIEGFIDKLDLGKIPGVGKVTLEKLHKLGLHKGEDVKNYDQHLLLKHFGKFGRSLWERCHGIDRREVIPTRIRKSLGVERTFAQDIHAEEECIGAIESLYEELETRFNRIAEEKKVIRQGLKLKFSDFKQTTVEHKQLSLDKAFFFELLKEALGRSDGRGIRLIGLSVGLEPKEELSTPQMTLNW, from the coding sequence ATGACTAGGAAAATTATTCATATAGACCTTGATTGCTACTATGCCGCTGTAGAGGCTCGTGATAATCCAAAGCTAAGGGATATACCATTGGCAATTGGTGGTTCTCAGAATCGCCGAGGCGTGATATCAACATGCAATTATCCAGCACGGAAGTACGGTGTCCGTTCTGCCATGGCTACCGCTCATGCTCTCAAGCTTTGTCCTAATCTTACTGTAATTCGGGGAGATATGGAAAAGTACAAGGCTGTCTCTAAACAGATTCATGCGATATTTAGACGTTATACAGATCTAATTGAACCACTGTCACTAGATGAAGCTTATTTAGATGTAACTGATTCAAAACTATTTAGAGGCTCAGCTACATTGATTGCAGAAGATATACGTAAAGCTATTGAATCTGAACTAAAACTAACAGCCAGTGCAGGCGTAGCTCCTATCAAATTCGTTGCAAAAGTAGCATCGGATGTTAATAAACCAAATGGTATTTGTGTTGTAACTCCACCTGAAATAGAAGGGTTTATTGACAAGTTGGACTTAGGAAAAATCCCAGGTGTAGGGAAGGTCACATTAGAAAAACTTCACAAGCTTGGTTTGCACAAAGGAGAAGATGTGAAAAATTACGATCAACACTTGCTACTAAAGCATTTTGGTAAGTTTGGTCGCTCTTTGTGGGAACGCTGCCATGGTATCGATAGACGTGAAGTGATACCTACAAGAATAAGAAAGTCATTGGGTGTAGAAAGAACATTTGCGCAAGACATACATGCTGAAGAGGAATGTATTGGAGCTATCGAATCATTATATGAAGAGTTGGAAACAAGGTTTAACAGGATAGCGGAAGAAAAAAAAGTTATAAGGCAAGGGCTTAAGCTTAAGTTTAGTGACTTTAAGCAGACAACTGTTGAACATAAGCAACTTAGTCTTGATAAAGCTTTTTTCTTTGAGCTGTTGAAAGAAGCTTTAGGGCGGTCGGATGGTCGAGGTATCCGCCTTATTGGTCTTTCTGTAGGACTAGAGCCTAAAGAAGAACTGTCGACTCCTCAGATGACGCTTAATTGGTAA
- the dinB gene encoding DNA polymerase IV has translation MDAAVEMRDNPSYRNRPLAVGGHEKQRGVLSTCNYEARKFGVRSAMPTGKALQLCPNLLVVPGRMSVYVEISKKIREIFSRYTSVIEPLSLDEAFLDVTDSKQCHGSATLIAESIRRDIWNELNLTASAGIAPIKFLAKVASDMNKPNGQFVIPPQDVQAVIDELPLEKIPGVGKVSIEKLHQAGFFTCKDIKESDYRDLLLKFGRQGASLWKRSHGIDDREVIIERERKSVGVERTFTQNISTYAECWQVIEDKLFPELETRLEKASPSKAIIKQGIKLKFADFQQTTIEHIHASLDREHFKELLSEILKRQQGREIRLLGLSVMLQPKDQMRQLSFF, from the coding sequence GTGGACGCAGCTGTAGAAATGCGAGACAACCCATCTTACCGAAATCGGCCGCTCGCAGTGGGTGGTCATGAAAAACAACGCGGCGTGTTGAGCACGTGCAACTACGAAGCGCGTAAGTTTGGCGTTCGTTCTGCTATGCCTACTGGTAAAGCGCTGCAACTCTGCCCTAATTTGCTGGTCGTGCCGGGAAGAATGTCAGTCTATGTCGAGATATCTAAGAAGATCCGCGAAATCTTTTCTCGATATACCTCAGTGATTGAGCCGCTTTCTTTGGATGAAGCGTTTCTTGATGTGACTGACTCAAAACAGTGCCATGGCTCGGCGACGCTCATTGCAGAGTCGATCCGTCGTGATATCTGGAACGAACTCAATTTAACGGCTTCCGCAGGTATTGCTCCGATAAAGTTCTTGGCGAAAGTCGCCTCAGATATGAATAAACCTAATGGGCAATTTGTTATTCCTCCTCAAGACGTGCAAGCGGTGATCGATGAATTACCCCTCGAAAAGATCCCAGGCGTTGGCAAGGTGAGTATTGAAAAGCTGCATCAAGCGGGCTTCTTTACCTGTAAAGATATTAAAGAATCTGACTATCGCGACCTGCTGCTCAAGTTTGGCCGCCAAGGAGCGTCACTTTGGAAGCGCAGCCATGGCATTGATGACCGAGAAGTGATCATTGAGCGTGAAAGAAAGTCGGTAGGCGTTGAGCGAACCTTTACCCAAAACATATCGACCTATGCTGAATGTTGGCAGGTCATAGAAGACAAGCTGTTTCCTGAGCTCGAAACTCGTTTAGAAAAGGCTAGCCCAAGTAAAGCGATCATCAAGCAGGGAATCAAACTCAAGTTCGCTGACTTTCAGCAAACCACTATCGAGCACATACACGCTTCACTCGATCGTGAACATTTCAAAGAGCTCTTGAGTGAAATACTGAAAAGGCAACAAGGGCGAGAGATACGCTTACTAGGCCTAAGTGTGATGTTACAACCCAAAGACCAAATGCGTCAGCTGAGCTTTTTTTAG
- a CDS encoding RecQ family ATP-dependent DNA helicase: MIEQKLKQVFGFDSLRNGQKQVIDNVLSGHSTAAIFPTGSGKSLCYQLPALELPHLTLVISPLLALMKDQLSFLHSKGISAAAIESSQDRQTTQQVMQSVRNGDTKILMISVERLKNERFRQFISQVPISLLVVDEAHCISEWGHNFRPDYLKLPQYQKQLNIPQVLLLTATATTSVIQDMKSKFDIDEERVVVTGFYRQNLHLSIQPCEQASKLETLCNVVNQASLAPTIVYVTLQQTAEMVAQQLRNAGVNAVAYHAGLKPENRDAIQHQFMIDDVNCIVATIAFGMGVDKSNIRRVIHFDLPKSIENYSQEIGRAGRDGQASECILLANKHGLSTLENFVFGDTPDNISIQAVLKEIYENQNTNASGSNQWEIMLNQLSRESNIRQLPLKTLLVYLEIEGVIEPKYSYFADYKFKFIRPKQQICEQFQGERRNFVEAIFQCSPQARVWCQVDFEALWTHFQADRQRVITAIDYFNEQGWIELESKQITDVYAIHNTSEDMMQLSERLTELFKAKENSEINRLNQMLSFFEADTCLSSRLASYFADDKAPTKCGHCSVCRGQVATLPTVDVEPIDDETVMTWIHEFISASQQLITDEAITRFLCGIATPLSTKLKASKMVGYGKLEQQPFSDTLARVKQLPR, translated from the coding sequence ATGATTGAGCAGAAGCTAAAACAAGTATTCGGATTCGATTCACTACGAAACGGACAAAAGCAAGTCATTGATAATGTTCTATCTGGTCACTCGACAGCCGCGATATTCCCGACGGGATCAGGTAAGTCGCTTTGCTACCAATTACCCGCATTAGAGCTTCCTCATTTAACCTTGGTGATATCGCCACTGTTAGCCTTAATGAAAGACCAACTCAGCTTCTTACACAGTAAAGGCATCAGCGCGGCTGCCATCGAATCAAGCCAAGACAGACAAACCACACAACAGGTTATGCAGTCCGTACGTAACGGTGACACAAAAATCCTAATGATCTCGGTTGAGCGCCTGAAGAACGAACGCTTTCGTCAGTTTATCTCCCAGGTGCCTATCTCGTTACTTGTGGTCGATGAGGCGCACTGCATCTCAGAATGGGGTCACAACTTCAGACCAGACTACCTAAAACTTCCTCAATACCAAAAGCAGCTGAATATTCCTCAAGTGCTATTGCTCACGGCAACCGCGACGACCTCTGTTATCCAAGATATGAAGTCTAAGTTTGATATCGATGAGGAACGTGTTGTGGTTACCGGCTTCTATCGTCAGAACCTACACCTTTCAATTCAACCTTGCGAACAAGCCAGCAAACTAGAAACCTTGTGTAATGTCGTTAATCAAGCTTCTCTCGCTCCGACTATTGTGTATGTCACTCTTCAACAAACAGCAGAGATGGTCGCTCAACAACTTCGTAATGCTGGCGTAAATGCCGTGGCTTATCATGCCGGCCTTAAGCCAGAAAACAGAGACGCCATCCAACATCAGTTCATGATTGATGACGTCAACTGCATCGTGGCAACCATTGCATTTGGCATGGGTGTCGACAAGTCGAATATTCGCCGAGTGATTCACTTTGATCTTCCAAAATCGATAGAGAACTACTCGCAAGAGATAGGCAGAGCAGGACGAGACGGACAAGCTTCTGAGTGTATCTTGCTCGCGAACAAACACGGCTTGAGCACACTAGAAAACTTTGTATTTGGCGATACGCCAGACAACATATCGATCCAGGCAGTATTAAAAGAGATCTACGAAAACCAAAACACTAATGCTTCGGGTTCGAATCAATGGGAGATCATGCTTAATCAGCTATCGCGTGAATCCAACATTCGTCAGCTACCGCTGAAAACACTCCTAGTTTACCTTGAAATTGAAGGGGTGATTGAGCCGAAGTACAGCTACTTCGCGGATTACAAATTTAAGTTCATTCGCCCTAAACAGCAGATCTGCGAACAGTTCCAAGGTGAACGTCGTAATTTCGTAGAAGCGATTTTCCAATGTTCACCACAAGCAAGAGTCTGGTGCCAAGTTGATTTCGAGGCGCTCTGGACACACTTCCAAGCGGATCGCCAGCGTGTGATTACGGCTATTGATTACTTTAATGAACAGGGCTGGATTGAGCTAGAAAGCAAACAGATCACGGATGTCTACGCGATTCACAATACCTCTGAAGATATGATGCAATTATCTGAGCGATTAACTGAGTTGTTTAAGGCAAAAGAGAACAGTGAAATCAATCGTCTTAATCAGATGCTGAGCTTCTTTGAAGCCGACACCTGTCTAAGCTCACGCCTTGCAAGTTACTTTGCCGATGACAAAGCACCAACAAAGTGTGGTCACTGTTCTGTATGTCGCGGTCAAGTAGCAACCTTACCAACCGTTGATGTTGAACCTATTGATGATGAAACAGTAATGACATGGATTCACGAGTTCATTTCCGCAAGCCAGCAGTTGATTACAGACGAAGCGATTACTCGTTTTCTATGTGGAATCGCTACCCCACTTTCAACCAAGCTTAAAGCCAGTAAAATGGTCGGCTACGGAAAGCTAGAGCAACAACCATTCAGTGATACTTTAGCGCGAGTGAAACAACTTCCTAGGTAA
- a CDS encoding GreA/GreB family elongation factor has product MNKSELRQIIIEQLETRLRIAQSATQRAIDAATDEETVPEHKYDTLALEASYLAHGQAVRVQECEDDIQCYRNLVLRDSEKITVSSYVVVIDEHDQYKHFFMGPRVGGLSVMWNDHEVAIVTSNAPFGQALMGKEVGDEIEFKVADKQFCYEVISID; this is encoded by the coding sequence ATGAATAAGTCTGAGCTTCGACAAATAATCATTGAGCAACTCGAAACCCGATTACGTATCGCGCAGTCCGCTACCCAGCGTGCCATTGACGCCGCAACCGATGAAGAGACAGTGCCAGAGCACAAGTACGACACCTTAGCTCTAGAAGCCTCGTATCTTGCCCATGGACAGGCGGTGAGAGTGCAAGAGTGTGAAGATGATATTCAGTGCTATCGAAACCTTGTATTGCGAGACAGTGAAAAAATTACGGTGAGCAGTTATGTGGTTGTGATTGACGAGCATGACCAATATAAACACTTTTTTATGGGGCCGAGAGTTGGTGGACTCTCTGTTATGTGGAATGATCATGAAGTTGCTATCGTGACCTCGAACGCGCCGTTTGGTCAGGCTCTAATGGGTAAAGAAGTTGGCGATGAGATTGAGTTTAAGGTTGCTGATAAACAGTTTTGCTACGAAGTTATATCTATCGACTAA